The genomic segment GAATTTTCTTCAGTCCCAACGGTGCAAACGTCTTTTCGAAAAAGCCCTTGACGCCGCCGGCCCCCGTCCAGCTGGTTTTGACGGTCACGCTCGATCCGGGTCCCGCCGGAGCCACCGTCCAGTTGGTGATCATCGAGGAGTTCGCGTCCTTCTCGATGACGCTGTGACCAGCGACATCGACCGTTGCCTGCACGTCGCGGCTCCGGGATTTGGTGGCTTGAAGCTTCCACTTGACGACGGTGCCCTGGCCCTGGCCGCCCTGCAGCACCTGGTATTCGCTGTAGTGCGAGGACAGGATCTTCGGGCGGACGGTCTGGTAGTCCGCCACCGCGGCGAGCGTGGCCCCGGGCTCGACGTTGATCAAGATGGTGCTGGCTGCGCTGACCTGTGCCATCAGGCGCGACTCCTCTGTTGTGATGCCGCTCGCGAGCGGGTGCACGGGGTGTGGTCGAAGACTAGGGTATATGTGGTGCCAGGATCAGGATCTGCACTCTCGGCTCACACGTCGGGCGTCGATCGGTTGATGGCGAGTTATCGTTCCATCCCCGTAACGTCCGCGGTGCGGCTCGCCAAGCCCACGTCAAACCTGTTCCGCGCCCGCACTAAACGCGATGCCCGCGGTCTGGATACCTCGGGACTGACCGGCGTCCTGAGTGTCGATCCCGAAGCCCGCACCGCCGATGTGGCCGGCATGTGCACCTATCAGGATTTGGTGGCGGCGACCCTGCCCTATGGCCTGTCGCCACTGGTGGTCCCGCAGCTCAAGACCATTACGCTCGGCGGCGCGGTCAGCGGCCTGGGCATCGAATCGGCGTCGTTCCGCAACGGGTTGCCACACGAATCGGTGCTGGAAATGGATATCCTCACCGGCGCCGGCGAATTACTCACCGCATCGCGCGATCAGCACTGCGACCTATTCCGGGCTTTTCCCAATTCCTATGGAACACTGGGCTATTCGACGAGGCTACGGATCGAGCTGGAACCGATCGCGCCGTTTGTGGCGTTGCGGCACATCCGCTTTCACTCATTGCCCGAACTGGTCGCGGCCGCCGAACGCATCATCGACACCGGCGGGCGTGACGGGACCCCGGTCGACTATCTCGACGGCGTGGTCTTCGGTCCCGACGAGAGTTACCTGTGCGTGGGCCGACGCACCACCACCCCGGGGCCGGTCAGCGACTACACCGGAAAAAACATCTACTACCAGTCGATGCAGCACGACACCGCGGATCGGGCGGACACCAAAGACGACCGGCTGACGATGCACGACTATTTCTGGCGCTGGGACACCGACTGGTTTTGGTGCTCACGCGCGTTCGGCGTGCAGAACCCTGCGCTGCGCCGTTGGTGGCCGCGCCGCTACCGGCGCAGCAGCGTCTACTCCAAGCTCGTGGCGATAGATCGCCGGTTCGGGGTTTCCGACCGGATCGAGGCCCGCCATGGGCGTCCGGCTCGGGAGCGGGTGGTCCAGGACGTCGAGGTGCCGATTGGGCGCGCCTGCGAGTTTCTGGAGTGGTTTCTGGACAACGTCCCGATCACGCCGATCTGGTTGTGCCCGTTGAGACTTCGCGATCATGACGGCTGGCCGCTGTATCCGATACCGGCGGAGGTCAGCTACGTCAACATCGGGTTCTGGTCCTCGGTGCCCGCCGGTGACGGTGTGGGGGTTACCAACCGGGCAATCGAGGCGAAGGTCAGTGAGCTCGACGGGCACAAGTCGTTGTACTCCGACTCCTTCTACACCCGTGAGGAATTCGACCAGCTTTACGGCGGCGAGGCCTACAAGGCGGTCAAAAAATCCTACGATCCCGACTCTCGTCTGCTCGATCTCTATGCAAAGGCGGTGCAACGGCGATGACGACGACCAAGGAGCCCGACCACTCCATTACGGGCAAGCTGAACATGGCCGAGGTGCTGGCCATCTTCACCGCAAGCGGCGGGCACCCGCTCAAGTTCACCGCGTACGACGGCAGCACGGCCGGAAGCGCGGACGCTGCGCTGGGACTGGATCTTTGCTCACCGCGTGGCACTACCTACCTGGCGACGGCGCCCGGCGAGCTCGGCATCGCCCGTGCTTACATCTCGGGCGACCTGCAGCCCATCGGCGTGCATCCGGGCGATCCCTACGAGCTGCTCCGAATGCTGGCCGACCGCGTCGATTTCAAGCGGCCGTCAGCGTGGACCCTGGCTCAGGTGGTGCGCTCGATCGGTATCGAACATCTGGTGCCGATTGCGCCGCCGGCGCTGGAAACGCCGCCGCGGTGGCGCCGGTTCGCAGAAGGCTTGCTGCACAGCAAGTCCCGAGATGCGGGGGCGATCCATCACCACTACGACGTGTCCAACACGTTCTACGAATGGGTGCTGGGGCCGTCGATGACCTACACCTGCGCGGTGTATCCGGACGCCGACGCGACTCTGGAAGAGGCGCAAGACAATAAGTACCGGCTGATCTTCGAGAAGCTCAAGCTGCAACCGGGCGACCGGCTGCTCGACGTGGGATGCGGCTGGGGCGGAATGGTGCGGTACGCCGCTCGCCACGGTGTTCGGGCCATCGGCGCGACCCTGTCGGCCGAACAGGCGAAGTGGGCGCAAAAAGCCATCGAGGACCAAGGCCTCGCCGACTTGGCCGAGGTGCGCCACTCCGACTACCGCGACGTGCCGGAGTCGGGCTTTGACGCCGTTTCGTCGATCGGGCTGACCGAGCACATCGGGGTGAAGAATTACCCAGCCTATTTCGCCTTCCTCAAGTCGAGGCTGCGCACCGGCGGTCTGCTGCTCAACCACTGCATCACCCGTCACGACAACGAGCAGCACACGTTTGCGAACGGTTTCACCGACCGCTACGTCTTCCCCGACGGTGAGCTGACCGGTTCGGGACGCATCATGACCGACGTTCAGGACACGGGTTTCGAGGTGTTGCACACGGAGAACTTCCGCCACCACTACGCGATGACGTTGCGCGACTGGTGCCGCAACCTCGTCGAGCACTGGGACGAGGCTGTTGAGGAAGTCGGTCTTGCTGTCGCCAAGGTATGGGGCCTGTACATGGCGGCTTCACGAGTTGCGTTCGACGAGAACAACCTTCAGCTCCATCACATCCTGGCCGCCAACGTGGAGCGGCGCGGCGCCGACAATCTGCCGCTGCGCCCGTGGTGGCGACCTTAGGCTCAGACCCCGTCGATCCGGCGCGCGCCTAACTCGTTCTGCAGCAGCTCGAGTGCGGCCTCTTCGGGGTCGCGACGCGGTGCCGACGGGTCGCTGCGACCGGCTTCGGCGAGCATGTGTTCTTCTTCGTCACGTTGAACGGATTCCGCAGCCGCAGCGTCGCTTACGGGTGCCTCGTCCTCGGCGGGTGGCGGCACGACTCTCCGACGGGGGGGTGCGGGCGCGACCGCACTGCTGGGAGTCGGCGGCGCGACCGGTGCCGACGCCGGGGAGCCGGCGTCGCAACGGACCCGCCAGTTCACGCCGAGCGCGTCCTTGAGCGCGTCCGCGATGACGTCGGCGTTGCGCTGTTCGGACAACCGCTTGGCCAACGGCGCCGACTCGTGCGTGAGCACCAGGGTGTCGCCCTCCACGGCGCGTACGGTGGCGCCGGCCAGCATCACCTCGGTGGTGCGGCTGCGCTCGCGCACCTTGTCGCGCACCGTCGGCCACATCGTTCGCACCGCCGCGGCATTGAGTTCGCCTGGGGCAGAGGGTGGTTCGGGGATGTTGGCCGACTTGTGCTCCGGATTCGGCACCGGGTCGGGGGGCGGCGCCACAACCGATTCGGGAACCGGCTCGGGGTCGGGGTCGGGGTCGGGGTCGGCGGGCTTAACCTCGACCGGTGGGCGCGCGGCCGGGCGGGCAACCGGCTCGGCCGGCGGTGGGGTGGCCACCGGTGCCGCGGGTACGGCGACTGGCGCGGCTTCGGAGGCGGGGATGGACATCGCCAGCCGGGTCTCGATCCGCTCGATGCGGTGCAGCAGCGCCGATTCGGCGTCGCTGGCCGACGGCAGCAGCAGACGTGCACAGACCACTTCGAGCAGCAGCCGGGGCGCGGTTGCACCGCGCATCTCCCCCAGGCCGGCCTGCACCACTTCGGCGTAGCGGGTCAGCGTCCCCGCACCGATTCGGGCCGCTTGATCGCGCATGCGATCCAGCACGTCTTCCGGGGCGTCGACCACGCCACGGCTTATCGCATCCGGAACCGCTTGCAGCACAATGAGATCGCGGAACCGCTCCAGCAGATCGGTGGCAAAGCGGCGCGGGTCGTGCCCGGCGTCGATCACCGACTCGACCGCGCCGAACAGCGCGGCGGCATCCCCGGCGCCCAGCGCGTCGACGGCGTCGTCGATCAACGCGACGTCGGTGGCGCCCAGCAGACCCAGTGCTCGCGGGTAGGTGACGTGGTTGTCGTCGGCCCCGGCCACCAGTTGGTCCAGCACGGAAAGCGTGTCGCGGGGCGAACCACCTCCGGCACGGATCACCAGCGGGTACACCGCGTCGTCGACGACCACGCCTTCTTGTTCGCAGATCCGCCCGATCAGCGAGCGCATGGTCTTGGGGGGCAACAACCGGAACGGGTAGTGATGGGTGCGCGAGCGGATCGTCGGCAGCACCTTCTCCGGTTGGGTGGTGGCGAAAATGAAGATGAGGTGCTCGGGCGGCTCCTCGACGATCTTGAGCAGCGCGTTGAACCCCGCCGTCGTCACCATGTGCGCCTCGTCGACGATGAACACCCGATAGCGCGACTGCGCCGGCGCGTAGAAGGCGCGGTCGCGTAGTTCGCGGGTGTCGTCCACGCCGCCGTGGCTGGCGGCGTCGAGTTCCACCACGTCGATGCTGCCGGGCGCGTTGGGCGCCAGCGCCTGGCAGGAGTCGCACACCCCGCACGGGGTGGCGGTCGGCCCCTGGGCGCAGTTCAGCGACCGGGCCAGGATGCGGGCAGACGACGTCTTTCCGCATCCACGCGGCCCGGAGAACAGGTACGCGTGGTTGATCCGGCCGGCCTCCAGCGCGATGGACAGCGGCTCGGTGACGTGCTCCTGCCCCACCACTTCGGCGAAGGTTGCCGGTCGGTACTTGCGGTAGAGAGCCACGGTCAGCAGGCTACCGGCGCCGTGCGACGACGATGCGGGCACCGCAGGTCCCGCTGAGGAGTCGCACCCTCAACACCGCGACGACGATGCGGGCACCGCAGGTCCCGCTGAGGAGTCGCACCCTCAACACCGCGACGACGATGCGGGCACCGCAGGTCCCGCTGAGGAGTCGCACCCTCAACACCGCGACGACGATGCGGGCACCGCAGGTCCCGCTGTGGGGGCACCTCCCGCTTGCGGGGGAAAGGCCAGCCGTCAGGTGTGCATCAACGGCTTCCAGTGCGCAAGCACGGCGCCGTCGGCGCAGAATCGACGCCGTCAGTTCGCACTCGGCGCCGCGGCGCCCAGCCGGGCCTCGGAAGCCGCCAGCAGCGCGCAGGTCGCCAGCCCGTCGACGGCGTCGCGCAGGTCCGGCAGCGACGGGAAGGTGGGCGCGATGCGGATGTTCTTGTCCTCCGGATCCTTGCGGTACGGGAACGTCGCACCCGCCTCGGTGACGGCGATACCAGCGTCCTTGGCCAGCGCGACGGTCCGGCGCGCGGTCCCGGGCCACACGTCGAGGCTGATGAAGTAGCCGCCCTTGGGGTCGGTCCAGGACGCGATCTTGGAATCGCCGAGCCGCTGCTCGAGGATCTCGAGCGTCAGGGCGAACTTCGGCGCCAGGATCTGCTGGTGGCGTTGCATCTGCAGGCGGACCCCGTCGGCGTCGCCGAAGAATCGCAGGTGCCGCAGCTGGTTGATCTTGTCCGGGCCGATCGATTTCTTCCCCGCGTACTGCAGGTACCAGGCGATGTTGCCCAGCGATCCGCCCAAGAAGCTGACGCCCGCGCCGGCGAAGGTGATCTTCGAGGTCGACGCGAAGACATAGGGGCGGTTCGGGTTACCGGCCGCGGCGGCGAGCCCGAGGATGTCGATCTGGCTCAAGAAGTCGTGCGTCAGGGTGTGCACCGCGTAGGCGTTGTCCCAGAAGATCCGGAAGTCGGCGGCCGCCGTCCGCATCTGCACCAGCCGCCGCACGGTTTCCCAGGAGTAGGTCACGCCGGTGGGGTTGCCGAACACCGGCACCGTCCACATCCCTTTGATCGCGGGGTCGACGGCGACCAGCTCCTCGATCAGGTCGACGTCGGGGCCGTCGTCGCGCATCGGGATCAGGATCATCTCGATGCCCATGGTCTCGGTGATGGCGAAGTGCCGGTCGTAGCCGGGTGCTGGGCACAGGAACTTGATGCTCGGCTCGTCCTTCCAGGGCCGCTGCGAGTCCACGCCTCCGTGGAGCATCGAGAAGGCGACGAGATCGTGCATCAGCTCCAGGCTGGAGTTGTTCCCGGCAATCAGGTTGGGCACCGGGATGCCCAGCAACTCGCCGAAGATGGCCCGGAGTCCGGGCAGGCCGTGCAGGCCGCCGTAGTTGCGGGTGTCGGTCCCCTCGGCGTCGCGGAAGTCGTCGCCGGGCAGGCTCAGCAGCTGGTTGGACAGATCGAGCTGCTCGGGGGCGGGTTTCCCACGGGTCAGATCCAGGTGCAGCTTCTTGGCCTGCAGTTCCGCGTAGTCCTGCTGATGACGGGAGTGCCGTGCGGTGAGCTCTTCGGGGCTGAGGGAATCGAACGCCACCATGCTTTTTGCAGGGCCCTTTCGCTGTCGAACGCCTGAGGGTGACGGGCCGGCTCGCGGCGTAAGCGCTGGTCGCGCGGCCCCACACATAGGGGACCCCGCGCACCCGACAGAGCCCATTGACCCTTGCTGCCTTCCGGCCCTGGGGGAGTTCACAGGATAGACGCCGCGCGGGGTCCATGGCGAGTGTAGTCCCTGGCTCGGGGCAGCCGATGACGGCCGACCGACATTCCACGTTGACCCAGCCGCTACCATTGCCACGGAGGATTCGCCTAGTGGCCTATGGCGCTCGCCTGGAACGCGGGTTGGGTTAACAGCCCTCGCGGGTTCAAATCCCGCATCCTCCGCAAATCGGGTTCACTCGGTTTCCGGACGCGGCCGAACGGTTGTTTGGAATCTGTTTGGCTGCATTTAGGCTGACGTGGGCTCACCAGTATGAGGGAGGCGTATGGGGCGCAAGGTCGCCATACCGTGGCACTTGGTGTTTTCGATCGGTGCTGGCGTCCTCTATTTCCTCTGCGTGTTGCCCCGCTGGTCCGAGTTGATGGGCGACACATCGCGCGGACTGGGGATGGCGGGCCGCATCGGCGCGGGCGCGCTGATCGCCCTGGCCGCGCTGCCCGTGGTGTTCACTCACCTACGGACCCGCAAGCCGGAGCTGGGCATCCCGCAAATGGCCCTGACGATCCGGATCTGGTCGATAGTGGGCCACGTGCTGGCCGGGGTGCTGATCATCGGCACCGCGATCAGCGAGATCTGGCTCAACCTGGACGCTGCCGGACAATATCTTTTCGGGATCTACGGCGCCGCCGCCGCGATTGCCCTGCTCGGATTTTTCGCCTTCTATCTGTCGTTCGTGGCCGAGTTGCCGCCTCCCGCGCCGAAGCCGATCAAGGCCAAGAAGCCCAAGAAGTCCAGGAAGCCCAGTCTGCGCCGTAAGAAGGGCGACGAGGCGGACGCCACCGAAGCCGAAGACATCGAAGACGTCGAAGAAACCGACGAAGCCGACACCGTCACAGCCGCCGAGGCCGTCGGGGACGAAAAGGCCGACGAAGCCGACGATGTCGAAGAAGCCGATGAAGCCGATGAAGCCGAGGCCGAGCCGGAACCAGCCGAAGAACCCATCGAGCCCGCACAAGAACCTGTCGGGCCCACCGCGAAAGCTGTCGACGCCGTCAAAGCCGAGAAGCCGGCTACTGACGACGCCGCCCAGCCGTCCGGCGAGACCGACGAGGACGAGACCGAGACCGAGGAACCCCGCTCCGGGCTGCGCAACCGTCGCCCGGAGGGCAAGGGCTCGCATCGCATGCGGCGCAGGCGCACCCGCGGCGGCGTCGCGCTCGACGAGTGATCAGTCGCGGCGTTTAAGACTCTCCACGTAGTCGGCCAGGCGCTGCTGCGTCTCGTCTGAACCCCACAGCTGGCGTACGTCGGCGTCGGTAGCAGCGCCTTGGCGAATCCGCGCCACGGCCGGGGCGCGTAGCTGGGCCTTCGTAGCGCGATATGCCTCGACCGGCAGCTCGCCAAGCTCGGCGGCCTCGCCCACCGCCGCCTCGATCAGATCGTCGGTGACGATGCGGTGGGCCAGCCCACGCGCGATCGCGTCGGCCCCCCGGTAGGTGCGCGCGCCGAGCAGCACCTCCTCGGCGCCATCCCCGCAGGCATAACGCATCACTTCCAGCGCGGCGACCGGGAAAGAAACACCGACGCGAACCTCGGCCGCACCGATTCCGGCTTCGGGTCCGATCAGCCGGCGATCACAGGCACACGCCAGCACACACCCCCCGGCGATCGCGGCGCCGTTGATGGCGGCCACGGTCGGCCACGGAAAGTTGAACAACGCGTCGAACGTGTCAGACAGCGCCGGAACCAGCCGGTCGGTGTAGTCACGGCCGCCGTCGACCACGCGGTTGAGGTCGACCCCCGCGGAAAACACCCGGCCGGAGCCGGTGACGACCAGCGGACCGTTGCCCGACTCCTGCAGTTCACGAAAGGTTCGGGTCAGCTCTTCGAGCACTTCCACATCGAGGGCGTTGACGCGCCCCGACGACAGGGTCAGCACCCGCACCGAAGCTGTCCCCGTTTTCAACGTCTGGATCTCTATCACAAGGACACTCAAGCATTCGCCGGAAGCGCTACTGCTGGTGGGTCAGTCTGGCCAGGATCACCGGAATATCGGTGTTCTCGTCGCAGTGATAGCTCGCGCAGACGCGGTGATAGCCGTCGGCGATCTGCAGCGGAACACCCGTCACGATGTCGCCGCGCACCAGCAGGATGGGCGAGAGCGCAATGCCTTTCTCGATCTTGGTGAGGTCGGCGGCGACGTGTGGGTTGTCGACCGGCAACAGGCTCAGCCGCGCGGCCCGCAGGATGTCCTTGGCCTTCTTATGCGTCACCGATCCGCTCTGCAGCCGTTTCGCGAGCTTCCTGACCATCGGCGGGTCCGCGAGTAGGTCGAGGTAATCGCAAGCTGCCGGAAAGTCATGTGCCTCAGGCGTTTCCAACCATTTCGCGCTGGCCATCGGATCTCTCCCTTCCTCGGGTCCCCGCCGACGGAGCCTACCGGCTGCACCTGAAAATTGGGATCGGTAGCAACGCCGGAGCTTTGTACTTGCTCCATGACGACGCCAACAGGGCGACGCATGAAGGAAGGAACGACAGTGAAACGTCTTCTCGTGGGCGCAATCGGAACCCTCGGCGTGGCAGCGACCGTGGTGGGCTGCTCGAGCGGCGGCCACACGGCCAGCCCGGCGTCGAGCACGGCCGCCAGCGTCGCCTCCGGGAGCGGTGCTCAGGTCAAGGTCGGCGGCGCCGACCTGGCGGGCGTCAACCCGGCGTCGGTGACCTGCGTGAAGCAGGGCGGCAAGATCGACATCGGTAGCGGCTCCACCGGCGGTGCGCAGCAGGCGCTGGCCGTCGTGATGACCGACGAGGCGACCCCGAAGGTCGAATCGTTGGCGCTGGTGGTGGACGGCAACGCCCTGTCGGTCGCCAACAACATGGGCGCGAAGGTCGGGTCGGCCAACGTGGCAGTCGACGGCAAGACCTACACCATCACCGGGCAGGCGCAGGGCGCCGACCTGAAAAACCCGATGGCCGGGATGATCACCAAGGACTTCAGCATCAAGGTGACGTGCGGTTGATCGGTTCCACTCCGGGCGGCGGGCGTGCCTCACTCACACGTCCGCCGCACCGTCCGGACTTATGATGCAGCCGTGTCGATCTCCGGCGAATTAGCGCGGGCCCGCCGCCTGACATTGGTTGCCGACGAGACCGGCGCCCGGGAACTGTTGCTGTCCCTGATGCCCGCGATCGAGCAAGAAGACCGCGACGACCTGATCCTGGAGGTCTTCGCGCAGCTGGGCGAGATCTACTTGGCGCGGGGCGCGAACGACGGAGTGCACGAGTGTATCCGGCGCATCCGCGACTGCCTGGCGATCTACTCCGCGATTATCGCCGGCACGATGCCGCAAGCCGCCGCTCAGGTGAGGATGCCGGCAGCCGACATACCGCGGATGATCCGTCGCTATTCGCGACGAGCGCAGTTCCTGCAGACCGGCGTGAGCGCCGTGCTGGGCGATCACGAAGGCGCCGAGACGGCCCTGGCCGAGTTGAGCCGCTCCGACGATACGTTTCCCGAGCTGGCCGACGAGCACGCCCGGCTGATCGTGCAAGCGCAGGTGTTGTGCGCGACCGCGCTGTGTGACGACGACCTGCATGTGCGGTCGGTTCCACTGTGGGAGCACGTGGTTGATGCGATCGACCGCCTGGGCGACGACGAATTCGACGACCAGCTGCGGGTGGACGCGTCCACCGCGTACGGCAGGTTCTGTGTCGAGACCGGCCGGCTAACCGAAGCCGAACCCTGGCTGCGTCGCGCCGGCGCTCGAGCGCGGGCGCGGGGATGGGAATTAGCCGAGGCGAGAACGCAATTGGAGCGCGCGGTGGCGCGGTGGCTGGTCAGTGATCACGCGGGGACCGAGCAGCTGGTCGCCGAGGCCTATCCCGTCATCGCACGATATGAACGGGCCCACGACGTCGCGCGGTGCTGGCTGTACCTGGGACTCACCCGGCTGGCATCCGGCGCGCTGGAAGGCGCCGACGAATGCTGGGAGCATGCCGAGCGACACTGGCGCGAGCTGGGAAAGCCATTGCATCTGCACCGCATCCTGTTGCAGCGCAGCTGGATAGCGATTTTTTGGAGCAAATTCGCCGACGCCGTCGAGCTGATCGCCCAGGCCCGGGAACTGCTGGACTCGTCGCCACGCAGCAGTTGGCTACAGTACGCCCAACTCGACAGTCATCTCGGCACGGTGTGGCGCGCGGATGCGTTGGCGGACCTCGGCTTCGACAGCTCGGGCGATCCCGACGAAACGCTGGAGGAAACCGAGGCGCGCCAAGCCGAAGGACTCGGGATCCTGAAGGGTGAGGTCGGCACTCCCGAATACTGGCGTGGCATGGCCAAACTCGAACAGGCCGCCGAGCTCAAGGTACCGGCCGCGCTCGCGGTCGACTCGGTGCGGTTTTCGATCGCCGACGCCGACGCGCGAGCGCGCTGGGCAACCAGCATTTCGGCACCCATCCTGGCCGGGGCCTTCGCCGTCGCGTACGAATGGGAGAACACCCAGCTGATCAGTGAGCTCGTCGAATATCACAGCGCTCGAGGCACTTTCGACACCGACCCGCAACGCCCGACCATCGGCGAATGGGCGTCGACGGGCACCGCTACCGTGCTGGTCGACGCCGACCTGGAACCGGCGCTGGCCGCGGCCGGACCACCGGCGGCCGGCCGTTCGCTCACGCGACTCGGCCCGCTGCCGCCGCTGCAGATGCAGCCCGACAGCCCGCCGATCATGAGCCATTACCGCGCCCTGGCGCTACAACGCTACGGCCGCGACGTCACGGCCACCGAACCCGCCTGGTCGACCTGGCCATGAGCGACCGGCTCACTCTGGTCCTGCGTTACGCCGACGTCGGGATCGCCACCTATGGCAGCTTGCGGATCATCGGACAGCCGTCGCGGACGGTCACCTGGGTAGTGGAGGAGCCGCTGCTGCTGGCGGCCATCGAAGAGCTGACCGACGCCATCCCCGAGCCGCACGGCAGCGAGAGCCGTCGCGACGCCATCGAGCGAGCTTTGGCCACCGGGCCTTTCGCGAATCCGGACACCGAGCTCACCGTCGCCTACATCCTGGGCGTGCTGCTGATCTCGACGCAGGGCTGGCAGCTGCTGAACGAGTGTGTTTCCTCGCCGCGCGCCACGTTGTTCGTGGCCCCCAGTGCGCGGCTGGCCCGCGTTCCCTGGGGGCTGCTCGCGGTGCCGAAATCAGGTCCGAGCAAAGAGGAACTGGTGCGCGCCCGCCAGGACGCCATCACATCCAGTGGTCGGGTGGCCGCCCGGATCCCTTGGCAGCTCGCGAATATCGGCGAACACACCGACGGCCATCGACTGATGGAGTTGGTCGACGTGCTGATGGCGGTGCCGGCGAACATCGTGCACGCGCCTCGCACACCGGCGCGATGGGACGCGCGACGCGACGGTCCGCCGGTGCTGGTCCTCGACCCGCGGGTGCCCGGGCAACGGCCCGACTCCGCACTCGGTTCGGTGCTCGGCAGACCCTCAGCGGAAACGCCATTGGCGCGACACTTCGCCGAACTGATGGGCGACCGTGCAGTACTTCCCGACGTCGACGGGGCGGTCGAACTGTTCCGGCGCCAGGACGCCGACCGGGGCTGGCTAGCCGGCATGCTCGGGCGGGCCCCCAGCAGGCTGCTCTACGTCGGCCACGCGAGTTCTGCTGACGCGCAGCATGATCACGCCGCCCAGGCCGACCGCGCGGCCCTGCATCTCGCTTGTACGGCGGCGGCCCCGGGCGATGCCGACACCATCGGGGACCATCGCCCGCTCACCGCGTCCGACCTGATGGCGCTGCGGCTGCCGATGCCGCCGCGGGTGGCCCTACTGGCCTGCGGGTCGGGCGGCGACTACCGATTCGACGAGGCGACCGGTCTGGTCGCGGCGATGATTCTGGGCGGCGCACAGCTGGTGACCGCCACGCTGTGGTCGCTGCCCACCACCGCCGCTTACCGCCAATTCGCCGCCAACGACGGCGATGCGGCCGATCCGATGTCCGAGGTGGTCGTCGCCGTGGACCACGCGCACGAGGCCGACGACGCGGGATGCGCGGTCAATCGATGGCAGCGCGAACAGATGCGGCGCTGGCGTGACGGAGACCTGGGCGCCAATCCGCTGTACTGGGCCGCACTGGTCACTTTCGCGGTCGACGGCGCACGCTAAACTGCGGCCAGCCACGACGCATGAACGGCCAAGACGTCGTCGGGCAGCGAAAGATCTTCGCGGGCAGCGGGATCGAACGCCACCAGAACGACGAGGCCGGGCCGCAGCACCGACACGTCCAAGTCATCCTCACAGCGCGCCAATCGGCCGATGAACGTCTCGCCCGACACGGCGACCACTTCGATGAAAACCTGCCGCTCACCGGCGACTTTGCGCACGGTGCCGACGCCGACGGTG from the Mycobacterium lentiflavum genome contains:
- a CDS encoding enoyl-CoA hydratase/isomerase family protein; the protein is MRVLTLSSGRVNALDVEVLEELTRTFRELQESGNGPLVVTGSGRVFSAGVDLNRVVDGGRDYTDRLVPALSDTFDALFNFPWPTVAAINGAAIAGGCVLACACDRRLIGPEAGIGAAEVRVGVSFPVAALEVMRYACGDGAEEVLLGARTYRGADAIARGLAHRIVTDDLIEAAVGEAAELGELPVEAYRATKAQLRAPAVARIRQGAATDADVRQLWGSDETQQRLADYVESLKRRD
- a CDS encoding class I SAM-dependent methyltransferase — its product is MTTTKEPDHSITGKLNMAEVLAIFTASGGHPLKFTAYDGSTAGSADAALGLDLCSPRGTTYLATAPGELGIARAYISGDLQPIGVHPGDPYELLRMLADRVDFKRPSAWTLAQVVRSIGIEHLVPIAPPALETPPRWRRFAEGLLHSKSRDAGAIHHHYDVSNTFYEWVLGPSMTYTCAVYPDADATLEEAQDNKYRLIFEKLKLQPGDRLLDVGCGWGGMVRYAARHGVRAIGATLSAEQAKWAQKAIEDQGLADLAEVRHSDYRDVPESGFDAVSSIGLTEHIGVKNYPAYFAFLKSRLRTGGLLLNHCITRHDNEQHTFANGFTDRYVFPDGELTGSGRIMTDVQDTGFEVLHTENFRHHYAMTLRDWCRNLVEHWDEAVEEVGLAVAKVWGLYMAASRVAFDENNLQLHHILAANVERRGADNLPLRPWWRP
- a CDS encoding DNA polymerase III subunits gamma/tau; translation: MALYRKYRPATFAEVVGQEHVTEPLSIALEAGRINHAYLFSGPRGCGKTSSARILARSLNCAQGPTATPCGVCDSCQALAPNAPGSIDVVELDAASHGGVDDTRELRDRAFYAPAQSRYRVFIVDEAHMVTTAGFNALLKIVEEPPEHLIFIFATTQPEKVLPTIRSRTHHYPFRLLPPKTMRSLIGRICEQEGVVVDDAVYPLVIRAGGGSPRDTLSVLDQLVAGADDNHVTYPRALGLLGATDVALIDDAVDALGAGDAAALFGAVESVIDAGHDPRRFATDLLERFRDLIVLQAVPDAISRGVVDAPEDVLDRMRDQAARIGAGTLTRYAEVVQAGLGEMRGATAPRLLLEVVCARLLLPSASDAESALLHRIERIETRLAMSIPASEAAPVAVPAAPVATPPPAEPVARPAARPPVEVKPADPDPDPDPEPVPESVVAPPPDPVPNPEHKSANIPEPPSAPGELNAAAVRTMWPTVRDKVRERSRTTEVMLAGATVRAVEGDTLVLTHESAPLAKRLSEQRNADVIADALKDALGVNWRVRCDAGSPASAPVAPPTPSSAVAPAPPRRRVVPPPAEDEAPVSDAAAAESVQRDEEEHMLAEAGRSDPSAPRRDPEEAALELLQNELGARRIDGV
- a CDS encoding SRPBCC family protein, with amino-acid sequence MAQVSAASTILINVEPGATLAAVADYQTVRPKILSSHYSEYQVLQGGQGQGTVVKWKLQATKSRSRDVQATVDVAGHSVIEKDANSSMITNWTVAPAGPGSSVTVKTSWTGAGGVKGFFEKTFAPLGLKKIQGEVLANLKKELEG
- a CDS encoding FAD-binding oxidoreductase encodes the protein MASYRSIPVTSAVRLAKPTSNLFRARTKRDARGLDTSGLTGVLSVDPEARTADVAGMCTYQDLVAATLPYGLSPLVVPQLKTITLGGAVSGLGIESASFRNGLPHESVLEMDILTGAGELLTASRDQHCDLFRAFPNSYGTLGYSTRLRIELEPIAPFVALRHIRFHSLPELVAAAERIIDTGGRDGTPVDYLDGVVFGPDESYLCVGRRTTTPGPVSDYTGKNIYYQSMQHDTADRADTKDDRLTMHDYFWRWDTDWFWCSRAFGVQNPALRRWWPRRYRRSSVYSKLVAIDRRFGVSDRIEARHGRPARERVVQDVEVPIGRACEFLEWFLDNVPITPIWLCPLRLRDHDGWPLYPIPAEVSYVNIGFWSSVPAGDGVGVTNRAIEAKVSELDGHKSLYSDSFYTREEFDQLYGGEAYKAVKKSYDPDSRLLDLYAKAVQRR
- a CDS encoding aminotransferase class I/II-fold pyridoxal phosphate-dependent enzyme, producing MAFDSLSPEELTARHSRHQQDYAELQAKKLHLDLTRGKPAPEQLDLSNQLLSLPGDDFRDAEGTDTRNYGGLHGLPGLRAIFGELLGIPVPNLIAGNNSSLELMHDLVAFSMLHGGVDSQRPWKDEPSIKFLCPAPGYDRHFAITETMGIEMILIPMRDDGPDVDLIEELVAVDPAIKGMWTVPVFGNPTGVTYSWETVRRLVQMRTAAADFRIFWDNAYAVHTLTHDFLSQIDILGLAAAAGNPNRPYVFASTSKITFAGAGVSFLGGSLGNIAWYLQYAGKKSIGPDKINQLRHLRFFGDADGVRLQMQRHQQILAPKFALTLEILEQRLGDSKIASWTDPKGGYFISLDVWPGTARRTVALAKDAGIAVTEAGATFPYRKDPEDKNIRIAPTFPSLPDLRDAVDGLATCALLAASEARLGAAAPSAN